One genomic segment of Clostridium saccharoperbutylacetonicum N1-4(HMT) includes these proteins:
- the lepB gene encoding signal peptidase I, producing the protein MAENNENQIEEANKTKKKSKLKEWIIDLSVVACIILLIWNFVGYGVWITSGSMLPTLQIKDRLIVSRVHDTKSLQEGEIVLFKNDEFPGEILIKRLIGLPGDKIDIKEGIVYRNGEKLQEDYVKNNEIINKSFQVPENKYFFLGDNRANSNDSRHWINPYVDASYIEGKAILRYYPINKFEVFK; encoded by the coding sequence GTGGCAGAAAATAATGAAAATCAAATAGAAGAAGCTAATAAAACTAAGAAAAAATCAAAATTAAAAGAGTGGATAATAGATTTATCTGTTGTTGCTTGTATAATACTTTTAATATGGAATTTTGTGGGTTATGGTGTTTGGATTACTAGCGGATCTATGTTGCCAACCTTACAGATCAAAGATAGATTAATCGTATCAAGGGTACATGATACTAAGAGTTTACAAGAAGGGGAGATAGTTTTATTTAAAAATGATGAATTCCCAGGAGAAATTTTAATAAAAAGATTAATAGGTCTTCCAGGTGATAAAATAGATATAAAAGAAGGTATTGTGTATAGGAATGGTGAAAAACTACAAGAAGATTATGTTAAAAATAATGAAATAATCAACAAATCATTTCAAGTACCAGAAAATAAATATTTTTTCTTAGGAGATAATAGAGCAAATTCAAATGACTCAAGACACTGGATAAATCCTTATGTAGATGCATCATATATAGAAGGAAAGGCAATATTGAGGTATTATCCAATAAATAAGTTTGAAGTGTTTAAATAA
- the lysA gene encoding diaminopimelate decarboxylase — MKLFGTMKTQDNQLVVGGVNAKALVKEYGSPLYVFDEALIRDYCRDYRKYFKCEENNNRVAFAGKAFLTVQMCKLLREENMSLDVVSGGELYTAYKAEFPLEKVMFHGNNKTIDEIELGVKLGVGNFVVDNYYEMETLNNIAKVYDKVQNIYLRITPGIEAHTHEYIKTGQIDSKFGFAPVGTVIEDAIKKAISLENINLTGIHCHIGSQIFDLEPYEDAVEIMLELVRNTKENLGYLIEEVDFGGGFGIYYTEEDEPKTTEEYCSVIINKVDEVCARTGQERPILTIEPGRSIVANAGLTLYTVGSVKEIPSVRKYVSVDGGMTDNIRPALYNAQYECLLANRVTDVNEEVVTIAGKCCESGDILLENVKLPKVESGDILAIMTTGAYGYSMSSNYNRIPKPAVVMVKDNEARLICRRESYEDLLKNDVI, encoded by the coding sequence ATGAAATTATTTGGAACAATGAAAACACAGGATAACCAACTAGTTGTTGGTGGTGTAAATGCTAAGGCTTTAGTAAAAGAATATGGAAGTCCACTTTATGTATTTGATGAAGCATTAATAAGAGATTATTGCAGAGATTATAGAAAATACTTTAAATGTGAAGAAAATAATAATAGAGTAGCTTTTGCTGGTAAGGCTTTTTTAACAGTTCAAATGTGTAAATTATTAAGAGAAGAGAACATGTCATTAGACGTTGTCTCTGGGGGCGAATTATATACGGCGTATAAGGCAGAGTTTCCACTTGAAAAAGTAATGTTTCATGGGAATAATAAAACTATAGATGAAATTGAGTTAGGGGTTAAGTTAGGTGTTGGTAATTTTGTTGTGGACAACTATTATGAGATGGAAACATTAAATAATATAGCTAAAGTGTATGATAAAGTTCAAAATATTTATTTAAGAATAACACCAGGAATTGAGGCTCATACTCATGAATATATTAAAACTGGACAAATAGATTCTAAATTTGGCTTTGCGCCAGTTGGAACTGTTATAGAAGATGCTATTAAAAAAGCAATAAGTTTGGAAAATATAAATCTAACAGGAATACACTGTCACATAGGGTCACAAATTTTTGATTTAGAACCATATGAAGATGCTGTAGAGATAATGCTTGAACTTGTGAGAAATACTAAAGAAAACTTAGGATATCTTATTGAAGAGGTAGATTTTGGTGGCGGCTTTGGAATATATTATACAGAGGAAGATGAACCAAAGACAACAGAAGAGTATTGTAGCGTTATAATTAACAAGGTTGATGAAGTTTGTGCAAGAACTGGTCAAGAAAGACCAATACTTACAATAGAACCGGGAAGAAGTATTGTAGCTAATGCGGGGCTTACATTATATACTGTGGGTTCAGTCAAAGAAATTCCTAGCGTAAGAAAATATGTTTCAGTTGATGGAGGAATGACTGATAACATAAGACCAGCTCTTTATAATGCTCAATATGAGTGTCTTCTAGCAAATAGGGTTACAGATGTTAATGAGGAAGTTGTAACTATTGCAGGAAAGTGTTGTGAATCTGGAGATATATTACTGGAGAATGTGAAGCTTCCTAAAGTTGAAAGTGGAGATATTTTAGCTATTATGACAACTGGAGCTTATGGATATTCTATGTCAAGTAATTATAATAGAATACCAAAACCTGCAGTAGTAATGGTTAAGGATAATGAAGCGAGATTAATTTGCAGAAGGGAATCTTACGAAGATTTATTAAAAAACGATGTTATATAA
- a CDS encoding enzyme with TIM-barrel fold, translating to MTTYKEAKFIPQIKGTLRNHVIEVPAVIRNCGGINIFGKRIKSLLFTTDVALIRNSNADAIIAVYPFTPQPIITQALVMSADVPVFCGVGGGITQGKRVVNLAMDAEFKGAMGVVVNAPTSNEVVKKIRATIDIPVIVTVISEDEDIAKRIEAGATILNVSGGKNTVNIVKNIRKRFPEFPIIATGGPTEESISKTIQAGANAITYTPPSSASIMGDLMDEYRKE from the coding sequence ATGACAACATATAAAGAAGCTAAATTTATTCCACAAATAAAAGGTACTCTTAGAAATCATGTCATTGAAGTTCCAGCTGTTATAAGAAATTGTGGTGGAATTAATATTTTTGGAAAAAGAATAAAGTCATTACTTTTTACTACAGATGTAGCATTAATAAGAAATAGTAATGCAGATGCAATAATTGCAGTATATCCTTTTACACCACAGCCAATAATAACACAAGCATTAGTAATGTCAGCTGACGTTCCAGTTTTTTGTGGCGTCGGTGGAGGAATTACTCAAGGGAAAAGAGTTGTTAATTTAGCAATGGATGCGGAATTTAAAGGGGCCATGGGCGTTGTTGTAAATGCTCCAACTAGCAATGAAGTTGTTAAGAAGATAAGAGCAACTATAGATATACCTGTAATAGTAACTGTAATTTCAGAAGATGAAGATATTGCAAAAAGAATAGAAGCTGGAGCAACTATATTGAATGTTTCAGGCGGTAAAAATACAGTCAATATAGTAAAAAATATCAGAAAAAGGTTTCCTGAATTCCCTATAATAGCTACTGGTGGACCTACAGAGGAGTCCATAAGTAAAACAATACAAGCAGGGGCAAATGCCATTACTTATACCCCCCCATCTTCAGCAAGTATTATGGGAGATCTTATGGATGAATATAGAAAAGAATAG
- a CDS encoding putative ABC transporter permease produces MDVMFYLTFNFILYSFLGWLIEEVYSFAITKTFKKEGFLIGPFKPMYGIAFTILVICNEILEIQGGSLILLYFLIPTTVEYISGYILKHIFKKVYWDYSKYKYNIYGYITLSFSVCWMILCYIGINFFHPVVHELYLLAEKSLYIVLYTSLLLIIFDLILTMQDYKKILFNRKNIKD; encoded by the coding sequence ATGGATGTAATGTTTTATTTAACATTCAATTTTATATTATATTCTTTTTTAGGATGGTTAATAGAAGAAGTATATAGTTTTGCAATTACAAAAACTTTTAAGAAGGAAGGTTTTTTAATAGGTCCATTTAAGCCTATGTATGGTATAGCATTTACAATTTTAGTTATATGTAATGAAATACTTGAAATTCAAGGTGGATCTTTGATATTATTATATTTCCTAATACCAACAACTGTTGAATATATAAGTGGATATATTTTGAAGCATATTTTTAAAAAAGTTTATTGGGATTATTCAAAGTATAAATATAATATTTATGGATATATAACTCTTAGTTTTTCAGTATGTTGGATGATTCTTTGTTATATAGGGATTAATTTTTTTCATCCAGTAGTACATGAGCTATATTTATTAGCAGAGAAAAGTTTATATATTGTATTATATACATCTTTACTACTAATAATATTTGATTTGATTTTAACAATGCAAGATTATAAAAAAATATTGTTTAATAGAAAAAATATTAAAGATTAA
- a CDS encoding alanyl-tRNA editing protein yields the protein MEKIYYDNQYLKEFTAEIVDIKEIDNKFHVILDKTAFFPGGGGQNCDLGSLENEKIIDVYEKDDIVYHVLEKKPIKIHKVKCMIDWNRRTDGMHQHLGQHVLSGAFFNLFNSNTFAIHLGSDISTVDIYGILSEEQVREAEKLANKIIGDAIPVESFVPTKAELKKLTLRRALPNTQEDIRVVKIGDFDINACCGLHPASTLDLRLIKIKRFEKHKDGTRIEFLAGERAVSDSFKKDEFQNSICRYLSCNESEAINGIKNLNESLRTTNEMNKSLNILLAKYQEKEMLEDAAKLNDIRVIKKIFVGENLKYVSNLTSKLIENERTIALMAVQSEEKVNLIFACSKDIKEVKMNDLLKDAISLIDGKGGGSPFQAQGAGKNNANLESTLDYAFNKIAQSI from the coding sequence ATGGAAAAAATTTATTATGATAACCAATATCTTAAAGAATTTACTGCTGAAATCGTTGATATAAAAGAAATTGATAACAAATTTCACGTTATATTAGATAAAACAGCATTTTTCCCAGGTGGAGGAGGACAGAATTGTGATCTTGGATCTTTAGAGAATGAAAAAATTATTGATGTATACGAAAAAGACGACATAGTATACCACGTTCTTGAAAAGAAACCTATTAAAATCCATAAAGTGAAATGTATGATTGATTGGAATAGAAGAACTGATGGTATGCATCAGCATTTAGGGCAACATGTTTTATCAGGTGCCTTCTTTAATCTTTTTAACTCCAATACTTTTGCAATCCATTTAGGTTCTGATATAAGCACCGTTGATATTTACGGCATTTTATCCGAGGAACAAGTACGAGAAGCAGAAAAGCTTGCAAATAAAATTATTGGCGATGCTATACCTGTAGAATCTTTTGTTCCAACTAAAGCTGAATTAAAAAAATTAACACTTAGACGTGCTCTTCCTAACACGCAAGAAGATATTAGAGTTGTAAAAATAGGAGATTTTGATATAAATGCATGTTGTGGACTTCATCCTGCATCAACTCTTGACTTAAGGCTAATTAAGATTAAAAGATTTGAAAAACATAAAGATGGAACAAGAATAGAATTTTTAGCTGGTGAACGTGCTGTTTCTGATTCCTTCAAAAAAGATGAATTTCAAAATTCCATCTGCAGATATTTAAGCTGTAATGAAAGTGAGGCTATAAATGGTATTAAAAATTTAAATGAAAGTCTTCGTACTACTAATGAAATGAATAAAAGTCTTAATATTTTGTTAGCTAAATATCAAGAAAAAGAAATGCTTGAGGATGCGGCTAAACTAAATGATATTAGAGTCATAAAAAAAATCTTTGTTGGCGAGAACTTAAAATATGTAAGCAATCTCACTTCAAAGCTAATTGAAAATGAACGTACAATTGCTTTAATGGCCGTACAATCAGAAGAAAAAGTTAATCTTATCTTTGCCTGCTCAAAAGATATTAAAGAAGTTAAAATGAACGATTTACTAAAAGATGCAATATCTCTTATTGACGGTAAAGGTGGTGGAAGCCCCTTCCAAGCTCAAGGTGCAGGTAAAAACAACGCAAACCTTGAAAGTACATTAGACTATGCCTTCAATAAAATAGCTCAATCTATATAA
- a CDS encoding heavy-metal-associated domain-containing protein, whose translation MKKKILIEGMSCGHCVAHVKEALENLDKVTSVEVSLENKCAIVETSNSNEEIKAAIEEEGYDVVSIEE comes from the coding sequence ATGAAGAAGAAAATACTAATCGAAGGAATGAGCTGTGGACATTGTGTAGCTCATGTTAAGGAAGCATTAGAAAATTTAGATAAGGTAACTTCAGTGGAAGTAAGCCTTGAAAATAAGTGTGCAATAGTAGAAACATCAAATAGTAATGAAGAAATAAAGGCAGCTATTGAAGAAGAAGGATATGATGTAGTTAGTATAGAAGAATAA